In Fusobacterium sp. IOR10, a single window of DNA contains:
- a CDS encoding D-alanine--D-alanine ligase — MKIGVFMGGISSEREISIKTGTAILKSLLRQGYDAYKIELNKDNMLKAFIENDYDVAFLALHGVFGEDGRIQGLLDIIGKKYTGSSMISSAISMDKDLTKKIAISEGIKVPKTYKVENINEIKSFPVVVKPVIEGSSVGLYICDNLEKVKEAILELKGKEVTIEQFIEGEELTVGVVLGEPLGVLKIKPKAGLYDYKSKYTQGMTEYEYPAIIDNKDYKKAMEYARIIHNSLKMGGISRSDFILSKDDLYFLEVNSCPGMTETSLVPKLATLQGYTFDDLIKKVIEETIL, encoded by the coding sequence TTGAAAATAGGTGTATTTATGGGAGGAATTTCTTCTGAAAGAGAAATTTCTATAAAAACAGGAACAGCAATTTTAAAAAGTTTACTAAGACAAGGTTATGATGCTTATAAAATAGAACTAAATAAGGATAATATGTTAAAAGCTTTTATAGAAAATGATTATGATGTTGCATTTTTAGCTCTTCATGGAGTCTTTGGAGAAGACGGAAGAATACAAGGATTACTGGATATAATAGGGAAAAAATATACTGGATCATCTATGATAAGTAGTGCAATTTCTATGGATAAAGATTTAACAAAAAAAATAGCAATTAGTGAAGGAATAAAAGTTCCCAAGACATATAAGGTAGAAAATATTAATGAAATAAAATCTTTTCCAGTGGTTGTAAAGCCAGTGATTGAAGGTTCAAGTGTAGGTCTTTATATTTGTGACAATCTAGAAAAAGTAAAGGAAGCTATTTTAGAATTAAAAGGTAAAGAAGTTACAATAGAACAATTTATAGAAGGAGAAGAATTAACTGTTGGAGTTGTGTTAGGAGAACCTCTAGGAGTGTTAAAAATAAAACCTAAAGCTGGTCTTTATGACTATAAGTCAAAATATACACAAGGTATGACAGAATATGAATATCCTGCAATAATAGATAATAAAGACTATAAAAAAGCAATGGAATATGCTAGAATAATTCATAATAGCTTGAAAATGGGAGGAATATCAAGAAGTGATTTTATTTTATCAAAAGATGATCTTTATTTTTTAGAAGTTAATAGTTGTCCAGGTATGACAGAAACTAGTTTAGTGCCAAAATTAGCAACATTACAAGGATATACTTTTGATGATTTGATAAAAAAAGTTATAGAGGAAACTATTTTATAA
- the murG gene encoding undecaprenyldiphospho-muramoylpentapeptide beta-N-acetylglucosaminyltransferase gives MKKVIITTGGTGGHIYPALSVAKELRKREVEIIFVGSSSRMEKEMVPREGFKYIGLNISPLNSFSKIIKLVKTISKAIKIINKEKPDAVIGFGNYISFPIVFSAILMGKKVYLQEQNASIGLVNKLFYRFVKKTFLAFEKTYEDVPIKYQNKFKVTGNPLREEIYNIVSLEEKERLNIKKEKVILITGGSLGAQSINEGILKNWHLFIENPNIKIYWATGKNNYDEIIKKLQGRIKGHVIKPYFDNMISIMSASDLVICRAGALTISELIELNKPSILIPFNSIKVGQYENAIVLKERDGAIIYSNKDVNEAIEEGIELLKNSSRLDKMKLKIRSLKHSNATINIVESLDIWGNK, from the coding sequence GTGAAAAAAGTTATTATAACAACAGGTGGTACAGGTGGGCATATTTATCCAGCTTTGTCAGTAGCTAAAGAATTAAGAAAAAGAGAAGTGGAAATAATTTTTGTTGGAAGTTCAAGTAGGATGGAAAAGGAAATGGTTCCTAGGGAAGGATTTAAATATATTGGCTTAAATATATCACCTTTAAATTCTTTTTCTAAAATAATAAAGCTTGTAAAAACAATTAGTAAAGCTATTAAAATAATAAATAAAGAAAAGCCAGATGCAGTTATTGGATTTGGAAATTATATATCTTTTCCAATAGTATTTTCAGCTATTTTAATGGGGAAAAAAGTATATTTGCAAGAACAAAATGCAAGCATAGGGTTGGTTAATAAATTATTTTATAGATTTGTAAAAAAGACTTTTTTAGCATTTGAAAAAACCTATGAAGATGTCCCTATTAAGTATCAAAATAAATTTAAAGTTACAGGAAATCCTTTAAGAGAAGAGATTTATAATATTGTTTCTCTAGAAGAAAAGGAAAGATTAAATATAAAAAAAGAAAAAGTTATATTAATAACTGGTGGAAGCTTGGGAGCTCAAAGTATAAATGAGGGAATTCTTAAAAACTGGCATTTATTTATTGAGAATCCAAACATAAAAATCTACTGGGCTACAGGAAAAAATAATTATGATGAAATAATAAAAAAATTGCAGGGAAGAATTAAGGGTCATGTAATAAAACCTTACTTTGATAATATGATAAGTATAATGAGCGCATCAGATTTAGTTATTTGTAGAGCAGGAGCTTTAACTATTTCAGAGCTAATAGAATTAAATAAACCCTCTATATTGATACCTTTCAATTCAATTAAAGTTGGACAATATGAGAATGCAATAGTCTTGAAAGAAAGAGATGGGGCAATAATATATAGCAACAAAGATGTAAATGAGGCAATTGAGGAAGGAATCGAATTATTAAAAAATAGTAGTAGGTTAGATAAAATGAAATTAAAAATAAGATCGTTGAAACATTCTAACGCAACTATTAATATTGTAGAAAGTTTGGATATTTGGGGGAATAAATAA
- the murB gene encoding UDP-N-acetylmuramate dehydrogenase — translation MIISKNYNMKNHSNMKIGGAARSFIEIETKEEIPEIIKKSDNFFIIGNGTNTLFNDKFLNIDFISLKKLKKIKKIDEHRINVEAGLDFGSLIRYLQENDLSGIEELAGIPGTVGGIVYMNGGAYGKEIFDYIESVECMDSSGVVKIIDKKNLIVEYRNTEIKEKNWIILSVNFFLKKGFKSEIVREKREKRNSKHPIEKPNLGSTFKNPKGFFAARLIMDSGLQGKKIGQAQVSMKHPNFIVNNGGASFDDVIKLIENVIEEVYKQTGIKLEKEIIILK, via the coding sequence ATGATAATATCAAAAAATTATAATATGAAAAATCATTCTAATATGAAAATAGGTGGAGCAGCTAGAAGTTTTATCGAAATCGAAACTAAAGAAGAAATACCTGAAATTATAAAAAAATCAGACAATTTTTTTATAATAGGAAATGGGACAAATACATTGTTTAATGATAAATTTTTAAATATTGATTTCATTTCATTGAAGAAATTAAAAAAAATAAAAAAAATTGATGAACATAGAATAAATGTAGAAGCAGGATTAGATTTTGGAAGCTTGATTAGATATTTGCAAGAAAATGATTTATCAGGAATTGAAGAGTTGGCAGGAATACCTGGAACTGTTGGTGGCATAGTTTATATGAATGGTGGAGCCTATGGGAAAGAAATATTTGACTATATTGAATCAGTGGAATGTATGGACAGTAGTGGTGTCGTTAAAATTATTGATAAAAAAAATTTAATAGTTGAGTATAGAAATACTGAAATAAAAGAAAAAAATTGGATAATATTAAGTGTTAATTTTTTTCTAAAAAAAGGATTTAAAAGTGAAATAGTTAGGGAAAAAAGAGAGAAAAGAAATAGCAAACATCCAATTGAGAAACCTAATTTGGGAAGTACATTTAAAAATCCGAAAGGCTTCTTTGCAGCAAGATTGATAATGGATTCAGGATTGCAGGGGAAAAAAATTGGGCAGGCCCAAGTTTCTATGAAACATCCTAATTTTATAGTTAATAACGGGGGAGCTTCATTTGATGATGTGATAAAATTAATAGAGAATGTAATAGAGGAAGTTTATAAACAAACTGGAATTAAGTTAGAAAAGGAAATTATCATTTTAAAATAA
- the murC gene encoding UDP-N-acetylmuramate--L-alanine ligase, producing the protein MKNIFFIGINGIGMSGLAKIMLKLGYNVYGSDLKKNNLSEEMVKMGIKIYYSHNEKNIDGMDTIIVSTAIGKSNPEYAKGIKDKLTILKRGELLAKLLNDKLGIAIAGTHGKTTTSSMLATVALEKDPTIVVGGIVSEINSNSKYGNGQYFIAEADESDNSFLYMNPKYSVITNIEEDHLEKHGSLENIKKSFYKFAMQTEEEVIICSDSLNTKEIIDKINNVEKVKQYSLNDKKADIYAENIKIKDNKTYFDVFIFGKLIGEFILSIPGKHNIYNSLPVIYMAIKMGIKIETIKEKIKNFSGAKRRYDILLDNKEYKIIDDYAHHPTEIIATLEGAKSIEKEYITAIFQPHRFSRIKFLLDSFKGVFENADKLILLPVYSAGEKDDFGITLNKLADKINHKNSKIILKEDELQEELIKGENKKVDIFMGAGSISLIAHRFAKKVEGKKSNDNIKKL; encoded by the coding sequence ATGAAAAATATATTTTTTATTGGAATAAACGGGATAGGAATGAGTGGTTTAGCTAAAATAATGTTAAAATTAGGGTATAATGTTTATGGTTCTGATTTAAAAAAAAATAATCTTTCTGAAGAAATGGTGAAAATGGGAATAAAAATATATTATTCTCATAATGAAAAAAATATAGATGGAATGGATACTATTATAGTTTCAACTGCAATAGGGAAAAGCAATCCAGAATATGCTAAAGGGATAAAAGATAAATTAACAATATTAAAAAGAGGAGAATTATTAGCAAAGTTGTTAAATGATAAATTAGGAATAGCAATAGCAGGAACTCATGGGAAAACAACAACAAGTTCTATGCTAGCAACAGTTGCTTTAGAGAAAGATCCAACAATAGTAGTTGGAGGAATAGTGTCGGAAATCAATTCTAATTCTAAATATGGAAATGGGCAATATTTTATAGCAGAAGCTGATGAAAGTGATAATTCATTTTTATATATGAACCCGAAATATTCAGTGATAACAAATATTGAGGAAGATCATTTGGAAAAACATGGCTCTTTAGAAAATATAAAAAAATCTTTCTATAAATTTGCAATGCAAACAGAGGAAGAAGTAATTATTTGTTCTGATAGTTTAAACACAAAAGAAATTATAGACAAAATTAATAATGTTGAAAAAGTAAAACAGTATAGCCTTAATGATAAAAAAGCAGATATATATGCTGAAAATATAAAAATTAAAGACAATAAAACGTATTTTGACGTTTTTATTTTTGGAAAGTTAATAGGAGAATTTATATTATCTATTCCAGGAAAACATAATATCTATAATTCTTTACCAGTTATCTATATGGCTATAAAAATGGGAATAAAAATAGAAACAATAAAAGAAAAAATTAAAAATTTTTCAGGAGCAAAAAGAAGGTATGATATACTATTAGATAATAAAGAATATAAAATAATTGATGACTATGCTCATCATCCAACAGAAATAATAGCAACATTGGAAGGAGCAAAAAGCATTGAAAAAGAATATATAACAGCAATATTTCAACCGCATAGATTTAGTAGAATAAAATTTTTATTAGATAGTTTTAAGGGAGTTTTTGAGAATGCAGATAAATTAATTTTATTACCAGTTTATAGTGCTGGAGAAAAAGATGACTTTGGTATAACCCTAAATAAATTAGCTGATAAAATTAATCATAAAAATTCAAAAATTATTTTAAAAGAAGATGAGTTACAAGAAGAATTAATTAAAGGAGAAAATAAAAAAGTAGATATATTTATGGGAGCAGGAAGTATCTCTTTAATAGCTCATAGATTTGCCAAAAAAGTTGAAGGGAAAAAAAGTAATGATAATATCAAAAAATTATAA